A portion of the Anthonomus grandis grandis chromosome 7, icAntGran1.3, whole genome shotgun sequence genome contains these proteins:
- the LOC126738705 gene encoding polyphosphoinositide phosphatase, which produces MDRNGTIFYPIISSIQKLALYETKSKYYLVGSNNNQTRFRVLKIDRTEPLELEIYDDKVEYSADEIKDLVGMIESGNRKAGASGISRFISAFGIVGFIKFLEGYYIILITKRRRVAVIGHHTLYKIEDTTMIYIPHESVRIVHPHESRYLKMFQSIDLASNFYFSYSYDLTHSLQHNLSEPKRFITRSADIDSQNDPLEKKEFFDDLGLFQSSERNEKDKETQYFGVRAHPHKKFVWNLHLLNEALKVDLHPNWILYITHGFVSQSNINVFGRPLYLTLIARRSSKYAGTRFLKRGANFQGDVANEVETEQIVHDSSVSSFSSSHFTSFVQMRGSIPGHWKQEMGKMVAKPAITIDFYDPFAETAGAHFNELLKRYGAPIVILNLVKKRERKPQESMLSEQMRSAVQYLNQFLPVEHQIVYKTFDMARKNKTTSNVMEELAGIAKNAVSKVGIFHNQKKYFTQKANTVIGKGEEKMCSKQTGIVRTNCVDCLDRTNTAQFAIGKCALGYQLCALGVLDTPNIEFDTDCVRMLESLYEDHGDTLALQYGGSQLVHRIKTYRKTAPWSSHGNDIMQTLSRYYSNTFSDAEKQNAINLFLGLFKPEENQPQIWDYASDYYFHHKPNLCGQKSLTQWWDDGVFKCLPYAYNDVTKACFDIIQVHSHDVEMIDSYVDYYRPNEFNMLTDVFALTISSSVDFMPICTVNYSPFAVRTRPDKRREGNVSKNPSVTGQSSTSSTTSTPSASSSENSSDDEESANSDASPDTFSKESSSEIVTFKSLFPSTEEVYGFSIKMPSKEDILTYKKYVLTGKRANGTAVNIFLQSSKTNIKAVSTFSNDDSFEVKPPTVSQKSIEIYKNYVNLGKYGPSMPKAGDMAIYARYASIK; this is translated from the exons ATGGATCGAAATGGCACAATATTCTACCCAATCATTAGTTCTATTCAAAAACTGGCACTATATGAAACCAaatct AAATACTACCTAGTTGGCTCCAACAATAACCAAACCCGCTTTCGTGTATTAAAAATTGACCGTACGGAACCACTAGAACTGGAAATATATGATGACAAAGTGGAATATTCCGCTGATGAAATTAAAGATCTTGTTGGGATGATCGAGTCTGGTAATCGTAAGGCTGGTGCCAGTGGAATATCCAGATTTATATCAGCCTTTGGAATAGTTG GTTTTATTAAGTTCCTTGAGGgttattatattatactgaTAACCAAAAGGCGCAGGGTGGCTGTAATAGGACATCATACTCTGTATAAAATTGAGGACACAACAATGATATACATTCCACATGAATCAGTTAGGATTGTTCACCCACATGAGTCAAGATATCTGAAAATGTTTCAGAGTATTGATTTGGCAAGTAACTTCTATTTTAG ctaTAGCTATGACTTGACTCATAGCCTGCAACACAACCTCAGTGAACCAAAAAGATTTATCACAAGAAGTGCAGATATAGATTCACAAAATGATCCCCtggaaaagaaagaattttttgatGACTTAGGATTATTTCAAAGTAGTGAACGCAATGAAAAAGATAAAGAAACACAGTATTTTGGTGTTAGGGCACATCCACATAAGAAGTTTGTTTGGAATCTACATTTGCTTAATGAAG CTCTAAAGGTAGACCTGCATCCTAATTGGATATTATATATAACTCATGGATTTGTAAGTCAAAGCAACATCAATGTTTTTGGAAGACCTTTATATTTGACTTTAATTGCCAGAAG GTCCAGTAAATATGCAGGCACAAGGTTCCTTAAAAGAGGTGCAAACTTTCAAGGGGATGTTGCAAATGAAGTAGAAACCGAACAAATTGTGCATGATTCTAGTGTATCCTCTTTTAGCAGCAGTCATTTTACTTCGTTTGTGCAAATGAGAGGTTCTATACCTG GTCATTGGAAGCAAGAAATGGGCAAAATGGTTGCGAAACCAGCAATAACAATTGATTTTTATGACCCTTTTGCCGAAACAGCCGGAGCCCATTTTAATGAACTCCTTAAACGTTATGGAGCTCCCATTGTTATCCTAAACTTAGTGAAAAAGCGAGAAAGAAAACCCCAAGAGTCGATGTTAAGCGAACAAATGCGATCCGCCGTTCAATATCTCAATCAATTTTTACCGGTTGAGCATCAAATCGTTTATAAAACTTTCGATATGGCACGGAAGAATAAAACCACCTCGAATGTTATGGAAGAACTGGCGGGGATTGCTAAGAATGCTGTTAGTAAGGTTGGAATATTCCATAATCAGAAGAAGTATTTCACTCAGAAGGCTAATACAGTAATTGGTAAGGGTGAAGAGAAGATGTGTAGCAAGCAAACTGGTATTGTGAGGACAAATTGTGTTGATTGTTTGGATAGGACAAATACTGCTCAGTTTGCTATAg GCAAATGCGCCCTAGGTTATCAACTGTGCGCCCTAGGAGTCCTAGACACACCGAACATAGAATTCGACACCGACTGTGTCCGAATGCTCGAATCTCTCTATGAAGACCACGGGGACACACTTGCCCTACAATATGGTGGTTCCCAACTGGTGCATCGCATTAAAACCTACAGAAAAACAGCTCCGTGGTCCTCACATGGAAACGATATTATGCAAACCCTAAGCAGATACTACAGTAATACGTTCTCGGATGCAGAAAAGCAAAATGCTATTAATTTATTCCTGGGACTATTTAAGCCAGAAGAAAATCAGCCGCAGATATGGGATTATGCCAGcgattattattttcatcataAACCAAATCTTTGCGGGCAGAAATCTTTGACGCAGTGGTGGGATGATGgagtttttaaatgtttgccTTACGCTTATAATGATGTTACCAAGGCATGTTTTGATATAATACAAGTACATTCCCATGACGTGGAGATGATTGATTCTTACGTGGATTATTATAG ACCAAACGAATTTAATATGTTAACCGACGTATTTGCATTAACAATCAGCAGTTCAGTTGACTTTATGCCGATCTGTACGGTCAACTACAGTCCGTTTGCCGTAAGAACACGACCAGATAAAAGACGAGAGGGAAACGTTAGCAAAAATCCGTCTGTAACTGGACAAAGTTCCACTAGTTCTACCACATCAACTCCAAG tgCGAGTAGCAGTGAAAACTCCTCAGACGATGAAGAATCAGCAAATTCAGATGCTTCTCCtgacacattttcaaaagaatctTCTTCCGAAATAGttacttttaaatcattatttccATCTACTGAAGAAGTTTATGGTTTTAGTATCAAAATGCCTTCTAAAGAGGATATTCTTACCTACAAAAA gtacgTGCTAACAGGAAAAAGGGCCAACGGAACAGCTGTCAATATATTTTTGCAATCGTCGAAAACGAATATTAAAGCAGTAAGTACTTTTTCTAATGATGACAGTTTTGAGGTAAAACCACCAACTGTAAGTCAAAAATCgattgaaatttataaaaattatgttaatttagGAAAATATGGGCCTAGCATGCCTAAAGCAGGCGATATGGCTATATATGCACGATATGccagtataaaataa